From the Butyricicoccus intestinisimiae genome, the window TAGCCCTCATAGAGGGTTAGATTTCATTATGGCAGAACAGGCAGGGGTCGAACCTGCGAATGTCGGAGTCAAAGTCCGATGCCTTAACCACTTGGCTACTGTTCCATGTTATTGTTAATACTATTAGCCGATCTTTTATTATATCTGCCAGCCGAAGCTGGCAGATATACCACAGATGCACACGAAAGACGAACATGGCCTGCAAAAAATCACAATCACAAATAAAAACGGAGAAGAAAAGTGCATCTGTGCAGAGAAGATTAAAGGGAAGGGTAGGATTTGCACCTACATTGTTAATACTCTAATACGCGGATATTAGTTCCTTGACTGTTTGGATACCTTCCCATGTCCCGTTGTGACGGAAACACAACGGGTTATTTAATTGTATGGTCGCTGTTAGACCGTCTGTGGCGGAAAGCAAAAGGGATGACCTTAACTTTCCCGAATAGAACCCTGTGTTGTTATAGCCGCCACAGGGAGTATGGCTCAAAACCAAGAGTTTTTACATCGTTTGAAATGGGAGAAAGGAAAAAATGATATATAAAACTCTGATTTTATGGAGCAGACAACGGGAATCGAACCCGTCTTTCCGGCTTGGGAAGCCGGAGTTCTACCAATAAACTATATCTGCGAACAATTGAATTATTATTTTGTGAATACTATTTACCTTACAAACAATATTATACACATCTAACAAGGTAAAGTCAAGAGGAATTTCAAAAATTTTTTTGAAATTCCTCTTGTTTACGTTATCCATTTACGAATTCGATTAAGTCTCCCGGCTGCTTATGTAGGAGATGACAAAGATTTTCGATAACCTTTAAAGAAACAGGCTCACCTTTACTTAATTTATACCATGTAGCGGAACTCATTTTTTTCTCTTTTTTTAATCTATACGAGCTATATCCCGCTTCTTCCTTCAAAAGAACGCAGATATTTGTCTTATAGCGAATCATCTTTTTCATCCTCTCTATATCCAATCAGATCGTCTGGTTGTACTTGAAGAAGCGTACAAATCCTGTCTAATGTGTTCCAAGTAATCAACTTGTGCTTTTCCATTTTTGTCCATTCAGAATAGCTCAAAATTCCTTTCATGTGTAGGGTATACGATGTATACCCTACTTTACGCAACAGTTCGCAGATGTCTTGTTTATAATAGATTCCCATAACATTCACCCATTTACAAATTCGATCAGATCTTCTGGCTGTTTATTCAACAAACCACACACTGTGCCCAATACTTTTAGCGAAACAGGTTCTTGTCGATGCAGTTTTCCCCACACCGTGGAACCCATTATGTTTTCTTTACGCAATTTGTATGAAGTGTATCCGGCTTTTTTCAATTCATCGCAAATATTTACTTATACCGAATCATTTTCCTTCATCCTCTCTATATCCGAACAGCTCTCCCGGTTGCACTTGGAGAATCGTACAAACTTTGTTTTCGTGCTCGTAGCCGATGATTTCTCCGGGTTGCATTTCCAATAAAGCACAAATCTTGTCTAGTGTGCGCCACGAAATAGATTTGCGATGGGCTAATCTAGTCCACATAGTAGTGCTTAGGATACCATCTTTTTGCAAACCATAAGAAGTATATCCCGCTTCTCTCAGCTTTTGACAAATGTTCACTTTGTAGTAGATTCCCACCGCGCATCACTTTCTTACTTCCAAGTTATATCGTTTTGGTTTTCTTTCTTCCAAATTTGGTACGTCTGGAAGAAAGAATATGCTTTGTATTTTGCTAATTGTCTCTTGTTATCCCAAAGATTCAATGCCTTCGCCCACGAATGTCTGTTTTTTATCGTGGCTTCCTCATGCTTTTCTTCCCATTGTCTCAGCTTGCACGCTCTGCCCGCGAACATAACGTCTTTATAAGACAGGCTTTTCTGCCGCGCAAACATGATCGGAGCATCGTATCCTTTTAAGCACTCCTTTGCTCTCAATATTTTTTGATACATGTTGTCCAAAGTAGCACTTGTTACAGGCGTAGGTTCGCACTCTGCAACTTGATTTGTCCTGCGCAAAATGTACGGACTTTCCGCTAATACAATAGCTTTTTGCTCAGGAAAAATTGTAGCACCCACAGGATCGTATTCGGTCTGGTCAATAGCCATCTTTAAATAAGACAGTATTCCATCAGAAACATTTGTTGCAGTATAAACTCCATCCAAAGTTACAGTTCTTGCTTCAAAATCAACTGCTTCTTTTTTTATCAGAGCAATTTGCTTTCGATCAAATCCTAACCACGCAAAACACAGATACGCGATTGGCATAACATAAAACCCTGCATCTTGCGTAACAATCTTGACACACTCAAGAAAGGATTCTTCTGAGTGAAAATATTTTGACGAGTAGTCTGCGGCTGTAATCAAGCTGTCGAACTCAAAACTTGCTGCTGCCGGACTGTCTACAGTAGATATTTTACACTTGATACACCAATCTGTGTACGACTTCAAAGCACATCTGTATACAATAAAAGTTGAGTAATTATTCCATTCCAACGTGTTAAAGGTTGCAATCAACATGCTCTTGGAAAAGTCACAGAGATCACAATCGTATTTGTACTCAAGGCTTGCAACGCCATTAAATAAAGCGATTGCAAATAAACGCTCGGACTCTTTATCTAAAGATTCCATAAACTGTTTCTTAATATCTTCGTGATACCATAACGTCATGGCGTTCCTTCCTTTGCTTTTTCATATGCTTTTCTAAAGCGATCTCGACATATACTCTCGTAATCAAACCACACAGCTCGTGTATTTGTCTCGTAGTTGATGTTCTGAACAGTGCGTTCCAGCAAATCTTCCCAATCATCTTCTGAGACAATCTTGTTTGCAACATAAAATAATCCGTACACAAACTGCGGTCGAACCATCAGCCTGTTCAAATGCTGTGCATATTGATGGTAGTAGTCAATATACGTCTGCTCAACAAATATCTGATATGCTTTCAATACCTCAAGCAAATATTGTACAAGCTGCCGTTTGTTCTTCGATGTGATTCTTGTTCCAATATTAAACTCCTTCATAAGAGCATCTGCAAAAACACTCTCAATAAAGACTCCGGTACCGGCAACATATTGCTGCTCAGTTTTTGAGAATCCCCAATCACCATAAAAAGAAGGATCATTTTTGATTTCCTCAATGATTTCATTTGCGGCAATATTTCTCATAGACGCAACATGGTCTTGGTCTATTGGAGTTCTCTTTTCTTCCTGTATGATAATATCCCTTGCAATCTGCGCGTCTCCGATTGTAAATAACACCACAACACAGCCAGTCAAAGAAGGATTGTAATACAGTGCATCCAGAATAGCGTTCACACGATGATTACCATCTATGTTTACAAGCATTCCCTTTTTTACTGTTAATTCCTTGTGCTCTGCGTCATAAGCAAAGGAGCCGTTTCGATCAGTCGGATCTGGCAAAAGATGAAATCGTACTGTTGTTACGAACTGTTTGTTTGCTAAAATACTATCTGTAATTTCCTTTGCTTTATTTGAATCAAAAGAAACACACGGAACACTGACATTGCCGACTTTGACAATAACAGATTCTCTCTGCATATCCGGCTTGATCTTTATCAGATGATGCTGAGACATTTGTGAGAGCTGTTGATACGTCAGTTCAAAAACAAATTCTTGTTTGCTGCTTAGTTTCACTACGTCTTTGAACACAAACGGGAAAGAAGCAAACTGATCGGCTTCCTTTTTTAAAAGAAACCTAGCATCTAATTCCTTCTGTTCGAATAATTCATTTGGATTCGGGAAACATTCCTCTGGGAACGTTTCATACATCGTTGTGTAAACCGCAGCCAGCACAGCCGGATTCTGTTGCTCAACCAAAATGTTACCACGGAAAGCGTCAACAAACTCGTTACGGGAAATCAAACCTGTATCTACCAGCTTGCTTTGGATTACCCGTTGTACTTTGTCATTTAATGCGTGCATTTGCAATATGTCTTGCAATTTTCTCGGATCTTTCATACAAACTCCTCCCCAGCGAACAAGCTGGAAAACAATCCTAAACCGACCGTGTTCCGCACTGTGTTATTAAAACTATATCCGCTCTACTGTGAAATCTTTGTTGAGAGTATTATACATCATTTCCAAAATTTGTGCAAGCTGAAAACATTACAAAGAAGACAGACTACCTTCAGGAATAATAACCAATTCCTCATGCCATGTCTTCTCATTTCCGTAAGATAAATAACCGGCATAGCACTGCTGTGCAGCAGGACTTACCAGATCACTGATCTGATATGGTTTCCATTCTTTTCCCCTGCGCAATTTTCCCATACGATTCAAAAGTTCCGCTGTTTTACCGGGCTTTTTGTACTGTTTCCAAATCTCATAAGCAAGTTCTACAATTTCAGCTTCTTGTTTGTTTACTTCCTTATAACCATTTTTATTTGGGCGATAGCCAAATCGGCAGCTATTCATACCGCATTTACCAGCAAGAGCAGCATTCTTTCTGCCAGTCTGGATTCTCGCGTTGTTTGTTCTGCGCTCGTAATCTGCAATCACGTAATTGATCTGGTTTTGCAGAATCATTGCGTTGTCTGTTGCGTATAGTGTCAACGCTGGATTGTTAACAAATTCAAAGTCTCCATTTTTAATCTCAATCAAAATACGAATCATTGAACCTGTCACATCATTGTCTCTCCATAGACGAGAAGGATCAATGCTCAAGACCTTGTTGTACTTGTTCAGATTTGTTAATACATAGTATAACCCGGGTCGAATGTTTCTAAACATTTCGACACCAGAAGTTGCCTTTACAATTTCTACCTTTAAAAGCTCGCGGTTATCACCTGAAATATTCAGGTCAAACACCAGAGCTTTTAATGTATAGTCTTTAAACTGACAATACTTCTTAATTCCCTCAGCCTGAGACAATACAGCAGTCGATTTTTCCTGCTGCGTATCGGTCGATACACGAACATATCCAATTCGTCCTTCGTCATCACACTCAAAATCATCATCGTAGACAATCGCAAAACTTTTTTCACCAAGTTTTAAACAGTACAGAATATCGTCTTCCAGCAATGAGAGAATGTCAGTATCCTTTCTCATTGCCACGAGCCATTCTCTAAACTCCGAAAGCTCTGCTGCCGTCCTAATAACTTGCTTCTGGTACAAAGATATTCTCTTATTTAATGATACCTTACGCATATAAACACTTCCTCTCTCAATCTATTATTTTAATTGCATCAAAATTCCACACCACAATAGAATCACAGTCCCATGTATTGAATACTCCGTTGTGCAGGCGCAGGTAATCATCCGAGATAAATAACTCCAATCCGTCATATCCTTCGTCTTCCAGCTTATCAAAATTTATTGTGTCCATGATACTTGTGCTTCTGTTTTCGAGTCTTTGGAAAGGGCTATAATCGAACTGTGGCAAGCGGGAAACAATGTACGGCAGTATATCTACCTCTCTATGTACTTCCAGAATCTTAGAATCCTTCGTAAGCACAAACTTCATCTTATTGACATCGCTGCACTCTCTAAAACCAGAATCAGCACACCAATCCTTCCAACCGTATTCCGCGTCTACTCGACTTCCCCATAGTCCGTACAAAGGTTTGCATGGTAACGTCTGGTGAATTTCTTTATAGAATTTTTCTTTTGAAAATTTCTCTTTTGTAATGCCATATGTGATATACTTTGCCATTTTAATTCCTCACTTTCTCCACAACATGCCGTCATGATATTCTTTCTCTAAATCAATACTATATTCTGCTGCTAACATATCCAGCAAATCCTGCGGTTTAATACGATGTTCTTGTATCTCTAATGACAGTTTAGCGACTGCCAAATACAAATCCTGCAACTGTTTCTGATCGAATCCAAACTTGTCTAACAGTACATTGTACACCATTGCCAGTGTTAGTTCGTGCATCTTTTTTGACTTAATGTTTGCCAAACGCTTGGCTTCTTTCACGCTTATCAAAGAATTTCCTTTTTTGTTTTTTGTTATCATAATTTCCTCCGAATAAAAGAAACAGAGGCGGTGCACCTCTGTTTCTTTTCCTGTTAAGTTGTTCTACTTTACAGCGAATACGGTAGTCGTATCGGCTCCTTGTTGTCCTCGTACATAGGTTGGAGCAACCCATTTTACAACCAGCTTCCGTTTCTTGCTGTCTCGCGGACCAGTCCAAAAACCTTGGAAATGCCCTCTCCGGATATGTGCAATCGGTGAGCGTCTGTGTGATGCAGAGTTTGTATTTGTATTGCTGTTCTCGTATACCTTCTTTTGTTGGCGCAAAGTCGCACCGATCCGGTATCCTACACGCCGCACTTTTGCAGGCTTTTGAGATTTTTTACCTGTTGTTTTGCGCGTTTTGGGAGTAGGAACACTGACAATATCAGATCCAACCGATTGCAAATACAATATGATTTGTGCAGCATACAGTGGGAAAACAACCTCTGTAGACAG encodes:
- a CDS encoding helix-turn-helix domain-containing protein — translated: MIRYKTNICVLLKEEAGYSSYRLKKEKKMSSATWYKLSKGEPVSLKVIENLCHLLHKQPGDLIEFVNG
- a CDS encoding helix-turn-helix domain-containing protein; protein product: MGIYYKQDICELLRKVGYTSYTLHMKGILSYSEWTKMEKHKLITWNTLDRICTLLQVQPDDLIGYREDEKDDSL
- a CDS encoding helix-turn-helix domain-containing protein — protein: MKKAGYTSYKLRKENIMGSTVWGKLHRQEPVSLKVLGTVCGLLNKQPEDLIEFVNG
- a CDS encoding helix-turn-helix domain-containing protein translates to MGIYYKVNICQKLREAGYTSYGLQKDGILSTTMWTRLAHRKSISWRTLDKICALLEMQPGEIIGYEHENKVCTILQVQPGELFGYREDEGK
- a CDS encoding phage lytic cycle repressor MrpR family protein, translating into MTLWYHEDIKKQFMESLDKESERLFAIALFNGVASLEYKYDCDLCDFSKSMLIATFNTLEWNNYSTFIVYRCALKSYTDWCIKCKISTVDSPAAASFEFDSLITAADYSSKYFHSEESFLECVKIVTQDAGFYVMPIAYLCFAWLGFDRKQIALIKKEAVDFEARTVTLDGVYTATNVSDGILSYLKMAIDQTEYDPVGATIFPEQKAIVLAESPYILRRTNQVAECEPTPVTSATLDNMYQKILRAKECLKGYDAPIMFARQKSLSYKDVMFAGRACKLRQWEEKHEEATIKNRHSWAKALNLWDNKRQLAKYKAYSFFQTYQIWKKENQNDITWK
- a CDS encoding recombinase family protein, encoding MRKVSLNKRISLYQKQVIRTAAELSEFREWLVAMRKDTDILSLLEDDILYCLKLGEKSFAIVYDDDFECDDEGRIGYVRVSTDTQQEKSTAVLSQAEGIKKYCQFKDYTLKALVFDLNISGDNRELLKVEIVKATSGVEMFRNIRPGLYYVLTNLNKYNKVLSIDPSRLWRDNDVTGSMIRILIEIKNGDFEFVNNPALTLYATDNAMILQNQINYVIADYERRTNNARIQTGRKNAALAGKCGMNSCRFGYRPNKNGYKEVNKQEAEIVELAYEIWKQYKKPGKTAELLNRMGKLRRGKEWKPYQISDLVSPAAQQCYAGYLSYGNEKTWHEELVIIPEGSLSSL